From the Brassica napus cultivar Da-Ae chromosome A8, Da-Ae, whole genome shotgun sequence genome, one window contains:
- the BNAC08G00750D gene encoding uncharacterized protein BNAC08G00750D, with product MDHIYRQWLKRFSFKNATIALTIVNVLIFLYLLRDLFTSSSSSSSSSHRIISAQLRYIKEAREIRLAMQPLELIKRVKEIQQEASTGHETDVKQNTEAVDLSKRRKAFLPTNEESSLKALEEWRKRKMERARQRDLEKTGGVSSSKTS from the exons atggatcatATTTATCGTCAATGGCTAAAGAGGTTTTCATTTAAGAACGCAACAATAGCTCTGACTATCGTCAACGTGCTCATCTTCCTCTACCTCCTTCGCGACCTTTtcacttcatcatcatcatcttcttcttcctctcaccGAATCATTTCAG CTCAGCTTCGGTATATCAAGGAAGCCCGAGAGATTAGGCTTGCCATGCAACCTTTGGAGCTCATCAAAAGA GTCAAAGAAATACAACAGGAGGCATCTACAGGACATGAAACAGATGTAAAGCAGAACACAGAAGCCGTCGATCTGTCTAAACGGCGTAAAGCTTTCCTCCCCACAAACGAGGAATCAAGCTTGAAAG CATTGGAAGAATGGCGAAAGCGGAAAATGGAACGAGCAAGACAACGGGACCTTGAGAAAACCGGTGGtgtttcatcatccaaaacatcaTAA